The following proteins are encoded in a genomic region of Shinella zoogloeoides:
- a CDS encoding alpha/beta family hydrolase translates to MSLPFLFTGPQDAPATLLLAHGSGAPMDSPAMNAAATALAAEGLRVARFEFSYMAARRTEGSRRPPPKAETLNPEFCAAVAELGTKGKLVIGGKSMGGRVASMVADGLYAEGRIAGLLCLGYPFHPPEKPTQLRTAHLTTLRVPTLICQGTRDPFGTSEEVPAYGLPERIRFLWLEDGDHDLKPRKSISGFSAADHLATMAKTVKAWAETL, encoded by the coding sequence ATGAGCCTGCCCTTCCTCTTCACCGGCCCGCAGGATGCGCCCGCCACCCTGTTGCTTGCCCATGGCAGCGGCGCGCCGATGGATTCGCCGGCGATGAATGCGGCGGCGACGGCGCTGGCGGCCGAGGGCCTGCGCGTCGCCCGCTTCGAGTTCTCCTACATGGCGGCGCGGCGCACGGAGGGCAGCCGCAGGCCGCCGCCGAAGGCCGAGACGCTGAACCCCGAATTTTGCGCCGCCGTCGCCGAGCTCGGCACCAAGGGTAAGCTCGTCATCGGCGGCAAGTCGATGGGCGGGCGTGTCGCCAGCATGGTGGCGGACGGGCTTTACGCCGAAGGCCGCATCGCCGGCCTCCTCTGCCTCGGCTATCCCTTCCACCCGCCGGAAAAGCCGACGCAGCTTCGCACCGCGCATCTGACGACGCTTCGCGTGCCGACGCTGATCTGCCAGGGAACGCGCGATCCCTTCGGCACGAGCGAGGAGGTTCCGGCCTATGGCCTGCCGGAGCGCATCCGCTTCCTGTGGCTCGAGGACGGCGACCATGACCTCAAGCCCCGCAAGAGCATTTCCGGCTTCTCCGCCGCCGACCACCTTGCCACGATGGCGAAGACGGTGAAGGCCTGGGCGGAAACGCTCTGA
- a CDS encoding endonuclease/exonuclease/phosphatase family protein, whose protein sequence is MQTTPRRGLVALAYRVLILPGVIAYLFAVSVVVLAADRFWLVDLLTFAWPYVVTIGALFLVGALVTRRLKAIAMALLGIGVALIPAFDVPTARPARDGGGGLKVLTANLFVGNVEGPARFIEILRREKPDIVVLEETTRAWDEALSAAGLYPYQSSAESRARDSLKVFSRLPIRAETELKRAFTEERAYKQPLRLELDLGGKPLFLYAFHPETPRRPWQWRDRNAYLSAAADAVKGDLEKGPVIVAGDWNTPTWSPFFRGFLRQAGLASTAGGWLQPVTRFSMKLDALAYIGASIDHIVVSPDISVRAHRIGPAFGSNHLPVIAELSLPES, encoded by the coding sequence ATGCAGACAACGCCGCGCCGGGGGCTGGTCGCCCTTGCCTACCGCGTCCTCATCCTGCCGGGCGTCATCGCCTATCTCTTCGCCGTCAGCGTCGTGGTGCTTGCCGCCGACCGGTTCTGGCTCGTCGATCTCCTCACCTTCGCCTGGCCCTATGTGGTGACCATCGGCGCCCTCTTCCTCGTCGGCGCCCTGGTGACGCGGCGGCTGAAGGCGATCGCGATGGCGCTGCTCGGCATTGGCGTCGCGCTCATTCCCGCCTTCGACGTGCCGACCGCCCGCCCCGCCCGCGACGGCGGCGGAGGGCTCAAGGTCCTCACGGCCAATCTCTTCGTCGGAAATGTCGAAGGCCCTGCCCGCTTCATCGAGATCCTGCGCCGGGAAAAGCCCGACATCGTGGTTCTGGAGGAAACGACCCGCGCCTGGGACGAGGCGCTTTCGGCCGCCGGGCTCTACCCTTACCAGAGCAGCGCGGAAAGCCGCGCACGCGACAGCCTGAAGGTCTTTTCCCGCCTGCCGATCCGCGCCGAGACCGAGCTGAAGCGCGCCTTCACCGAGGAGCGCGCCTACAAGCAGCCGCTGCGTCTCGAGCTAGACCTCGGCGGAAAACCGCTCTTCCTCTACGCCTTCCATCCCGAAACGCCGCGCCGGCCCTGGCAGTGGCGCGACCGCAACGCCTATCTTTCCGCCGCCGCCGATGCGGTAAAGGGCGATCTCGAAAAGGGGCCGGTCATCGTCGCCGGCGACTGGAACACGCCCACCTGGTCGCCGTTCTTCCGCGGCTTCCTGCGGCAGGCCGGCCTTGCCTCCACCGCGGGCGGCTGGCTGCAGCCGGTGACGCGCTTCAGCATGAAGCTCGACGCCCTCGCCTATATCGGCGCCTCGATCGACCATATCGTCGTGTCGCCGGACATTTCCGTGCGGGCGCACCGCATCGGCCCGGCCTTCGGCTCGAACCACCTGCCGGTCATCGCCGAGCTTTCGCTGCCGGAGAGCTAG
- a CDS encoding DUF1883 domain-containing protein, which yields MAHSFSYTHYDLDMQRSGMVIEITLSAVANVRLMSHANFDLFRNARQHKFIGGVAKQSPIRLKIPQSGHWHVVVDMEGLPGKAESSIKLVPQAPQKPAPRFGAA from the coding sequence ATGGCGCACAGCTTTTCCTATACGCATTACGACCTCGACATGCAGCGCAGCGGCATGGTGATCGAGATCACGCTTTCGGCCGTCGCCAATGTGCGCCTGATGAGCCATGCCAATTTCGATCTTTTCAGGAATGCTCGCCAGCACAAGTTCATCGGCGGCGTTGCAAAGCAATCGCCGATCCGGCTGAAGATCCCGCAAAGCGGCCACTGGCATGTGGTGGTGGACATGGAGGGCCTTCCCGGCAAGGCGGAGTCCTCGATCAAGCTGGTGCCGCAGGCGCCGCAGAAGCCGGCGCCCCGCTTCGGCGCCGCCTAG